One Algoriphagus sp. Y33 genomic window, TTTCATAGTTGTCCTGCTTCTCCAGAAGCTGGACTAAGTTGCTATTTTGCGCCATGGCGGGAGATAATAACACCTGTCTACCAGCTAGTAGGCTTATAGTCCTTCAGAAACTTGCCATTCCAGTGTTTTCCCGTATTAATCCCATCAAAGAGTGGATCCAGCACCCGGGCTGCTACATCGACTATATCCAGTGGGGGCTGGAAGTCGTGCAATTCTTGCTTTCGTTTAGCAAGTTCCACAGGATCCTCATCAGTTACCCAGCCTGTATCCACAGCATTGGTGTAAATCCCAAATTTAGGTAATTCAGCTGCAGAAGTCAGTGTCATCATATTCAATGCGGCCTTGGCCATGTTGGTATGGGGGTGTCTGGCTTCCTTATGAAACTGATGGAATTTCCCTTCCATTGCCGAGACATTGATGATGTGCTTTTTGCCCGTACAGTCTTTCTTCATAATGTTCACTAGGCGATTGCAAAGCACAAAAGGTGCAACAGAATTAACCAACTGTACTTCCAGCATTTCGTTGGTGTGGATTTCTCCCAGTTTCAGCCTCCAGCTGTTGGTTTTTCGTAAGTCCACTTGCTGAAGGTCTGCATCGAGTTTTCCGAGTGGAAAAATTTCTTCAGAACTTAAAGAATCGTCAATGCTATAGGGGATTTGTGTGAGCTTGGCAGAGGAAGTAAGTCCAATTCCCAATTGCTTTCCATGCCAGGATACAGGCAGGTTTTTGTTCTCTCCTTCGGCAAATTCCTGGCTCAGAATGCGGATCTCTTGAAGGCAAGCATGGTGATCGGAAAGTAGTTTTTGCGAAGCCGAAGAAAGATCAGACCGGGACAAGGATTCGTTTTCCATCAAATGCTGATAGAAACCGCTTGGTCTTCGGACTGTCTGGGCGGCATTGTTAATTAGCACATCCAGTCTTGCGTATCGTTGCTCGATGTAATTGCAAAAAATCTCCACACTAGGGATATGTCTCAAATCCAGTCCATGAATGTGAAGACGGTCACCCCATTCGCTGAAATCAGGCTCCTTGGCATACCGCAATGCAGAATCCACGGGAAACCTTGTCGTGGCTATCACCGTAGCTCCGGAGCGAAGCATCATTAGCGTGATCTGGTAGCCGATTTTCAGCCGGGAACCTGTGACCAAAACCACTTGATCTTTCAGGTCTGCCGTCTGGAAGCGCTTGGCATAATTGAAGTCTCCACAACTCGTACACATGGTGTCGTAGAAATGGTGAAGTCGGTCGAAGGATACCTTGCAAACATAACACGTTCTGGGAGATTCAAGTTGGAGAGCTTTATCTGCTTCCTTGCCTGTCAAGTCCAGCATGCGGGGAGCTATGAAAATCGAGGCATCCCGTGCGGAGCGAATTCCTGTAGCATTGCGGGCAGAACTGTCTTTAGCTGCGATTTTTTTTCGGTAGATTTTTTTTGCTCCTTTTTTTCGCTCTGCTAATTCCTCTTTGCTTGGTCGGGAAAATTGCCCGGCAGCCTTAAACAAAGCAAGCCTGCTTTCCTTTGGGATGTCAAAAATTTGATCCGTATCCGCATTCAAGCCTTCCAACACAGCAATGCACTGTGCGATATTTTCAGATGTGATTTTTAGGGTTTCAGGTAGTGCTTCCTTTTCCATGGTTATTGTACTTGCAAAGGCGTAAAAGTAGAGATTAAAAAATTGGGAAAAGAGTTTTTTGGGATGTGTAATGTAAAGCAAGGAGGTCATTTCTTGGTGTACTCCAAGTTATTGACAGCTTTGAAATAAATGCTTATTGGGCGGAGATTGCCATTTATTTATTAGGTACAATTTTCACTGCGAATAATACCGGTGTCTCTTAACTCCTGCCGCTGATTGAGATGGTGTGTGTAAAATATTATTCCATTTAAGTTAATTCATTTACTGAGTTACTAATATACCGAATTTGAGTAAAGTTTCGTTTTGAATAGGAATACTAAGTTAAAGTTTAACTTACTTTTTCTAATTTGGATAAATTGATGTGATTCTTTGCTTAAATAATACCCTATGTTTTATTTTTTTGAAGAAAAATTAAAAAATCTTAATATTTTTTGTTTTTTCCATTTTCGGAATATAATTCTGAATTCGTTTCTGTCTGGTGCTTGAAACATGATTTTTTTGGTGTTTTAAATGGATTAGCAGATTAATTACTTGAAATAGCCATTAATACAATAAAATAACCGGTTAATCGGAATATGCTCAGATTTTTTACCCTTGATTCTTTTAGATATGATTTTTATTGTTTTTAAGTATTTTTATTGTATTAATCTTGTTTATTTTAGTTTTTATTTAATGTTAATGACGATTTGAGCCATATTTTTTTATTCAGTTGAAAGGGATTTTATTTAGGCATCAACCAAATAAATACCTTATGAAAAAAGCTTTACTAAGTGCTGCTTTGCTTCTGACTACAGTCCTCTGTTTTGAGGCTTTGGGGCAACAGCGGGTAATTACCGGGACGGTAATTTCCGAAGAGGACGGTCTCGGCCTGCCTGGAGCAACCGTGGTCGTAAAGGGCACTTCACTGGGGATTACCACCGATCTGGATGGTAATTATTCCATTGCAGTACCTGACGGTTCTGGAGTATTGGTTTACTCTTTTGTAGGTTTAAAATCCACAGAAGAAGTAATCGGTAACAGATCGATTATTAATGTTACTCTTATGACCGATGCGGCGCAGCTCAATGAAGTAGTTGTGACGGCGATAGGTGTTGAAAGAGAGAAAAAGGCGCTGGGTTATGCGGTTTCCTCCGTCGGAAGTGAGCAGCTGGAAAACAGACCGGAGCAGGATGTCGCACGGGTTTTACAGGGGAAAGTTCCCGGAGTGAGTATAACCTCTACCAATGGAATGTCTGGATCAGGTACAAACATGGTAATAAGGGGTTATTCCTCTGCCACGGGTTCAAACCAGCCCTTGTTTGTAGTAGATGGCGTGCCGTTCAACACGAGTACGAATGCCACCAACAGCTTTAGTACAGGGGGGGCGACTACCTCTTCCCGTTTCTTGGATATAGATCCAAACAACATCGAGAGTATGTCGGTCTTAAAAGGCTTGTCTGCTACAGTATTGTATGGTGACCAGGGCAGAAACGGTGTAATCCTGATTACTACCAAATCAGGTTCTTCCAAGCGGAAAAGTGCTGAGGTGACCATCAACCAGTCTTTCTTTTCAAATAAGGCTGCATCTCTGCCCACCTTTGGTACTGAGTATGGAAATGGATTCCAGCAGGCTCCCGGCTTCTTCTTTTCCAACTTTGGGCCTAGATTGGATGAAGGGCGTACGATCAATCACCCGATCGCATCCTCCTCCGTTGCAGCTATCAGAAATGCATTCCCTGAGTTCTGGGTGGATGGTATAGTGGGAGGAACTCCTATCCAATATGAATACAAGGCATATGCAGATCCTTCGGAAGTGTTTTTCCGAACCGGATTAGTAAGTAATTCATCCGTCCAGATTGCAGGTGGCTCTGACAAAACGGGCTACAGTGCCAGTTTTGGTTATACTGATGACGAAGGCTTTACCCCGGGAAATAAATTGGTTAAGTATAATTTTGGTTTAGGGGTGAACTCGGCTGTCACGGATAAACTGAGTATTAATTCCTCGTTTACATTTGCTATTACAGATCTTGAGACACCTCCTGTAAATGCGGCGCGGGGTTCCGGTCCTGATAACGGTGTGCCCTCTGTATTTGCGCACGTACTGTATACCCCTAGATCTGTGGACCTTGGAGGCTTGCCATTCGAAAATCCAATAGATAATAGTTCGGTATATTTTAGAGGAGGTAATGATATCGTCAATCCGCTTTGGCTGGTGAAATATTACAAAAACACTTCTGATGTAAAGAGGTTTTTTAATGCTACTTCTTTGGTATATGATTTCAATGACAACTTCTCTGCTACCTATAGGGTAGGTTTAGATACTTATTCCGAGTTGCAGGAAGCTATGTATAATAAGGGGGCGGGAAGTGGTGATGCCGCTGTTCAGTCCGGTTATTATCGTTCTATTAATATTGTAAACACTATTTGGAATCAAGATCTGGTGTTTAATTGGAAGAAGGAATTGTCGGATAAGCTTGGTTTCAGTGCTTTGCTTGGAGGGAACAGCAGGTATGATACCTACTCTCAAAATGGAATTGCTTCCCAGGGACAACTGGCTTTTGGGTTATTCAGACACAATAACTTTACCAGTTCCGCTTCCACAGAGCCATCAGCATTTGGGGGAAGAAGTCTGAACACTACCGAAGAACAGCGAAGATTGGGGATATATGGGACTATTACTTTGGATTATTCCAACTTCCTCTATCTAAACATTTCTGCAAGAAATGACTGGACTTCTACCGTTGAAGAAGATAATCGCAGAATCCTGTACCCGGGAGCTTCTGTATCCTTCATACCGACTTCAGCTTTCAACTGGAATTCTGCCACATTGAATGAGCTTAAATTAAGATTGGGCTATGGAACCTCGGCTGGTTTTCCTTCTCCGTATCGAACGAGAAATACATTGGATCAGAATGCGATAGCATTTGCGAGGGACGGTTCCGTGACCCAGACCCACTCTGTTTCAAACCAGTTGGGAAATTCAAACCTAAAACCTGAATTGATTGAAGAACTGGAGTTTGGTGTAGAAGCAGCGATGTTCAACGGGAAATTAAACTTTGATATCTCATTGTTTGAGAAAAACACCAATGATTTGATCACGGATTCGCCTATTGATCCTGCTACTGGTTTTACCACAACGCTTATCAATATTGGTAATATCAGAACTAGAGGTGTTGAATTTCAGGCTAACGTGAATCCTGTTTCTACAGCATCCGGGTTTACTTGGAACTCTATCGTAAACTGGAGTTTATACAGATCGGTTACTACAGAATTGGGTGCCGGATTAACTGAGGTTGTTGTTTCGGGTGGCACTGCACTGGGTAACTTTGCGATTCCGGGTGAACCTTTCAACGTTATCAAAGGAACAGGCTTTGCCAGAGATCCGGATGGCAATCCTATTGTACTATCTGATGGGATATACCAGGCTGATCCAAATGTGAAAATAATCGGTGATCCTAATCCTAAATGGACGGGTTCTTGGATCAACACTGTTTCTTTCAAAGGATTTAGTTTGACTGCGATGATGGAGTACAGGCACAAGGGAGATATTTATTCCACC contains:
- a CDS encoding SDR family NAD(P)-dependent oxidoreductase, which encodes MEKEALPETLKITSENIAQCIAVLEGLNADTDQIFDIPKESRLALFKAAGQFSRPSKEELAERKKGAKKIYRKKIAAKDSSARNATGIRSARDASIFIAPRMLDLTGKEADKALQLESPRTCYVCKVSFDRLHHFYDTMCTSCGDFNYAKRFQTADLKDQVVLVTGSRLKIGYQITLMMLRSGATVIATTRFPVDSALRYAKEPDFSEWGDRLHIHGLDLRHIPSVEIFCNYIEQRYARLDVLINNAAQTVRRPSGFYQHLMENESLSRSDLSSASQKLLSDHHACLQEIRILSQEFAEGENKNLPVSWHGKQLGIGLTSSAKLTQIPYSIDDSLSSEEIFPLGKLDADLQQVDLRKTNSWRLKLGEIHTNEMLEVQLVNSVAPFVLCNRLVNIMKKDCTGKKHIINVSAMEGKFHQFHKEARHPHTNMAKAALNMMTLTSAAELPKFGIYTNAVDTGWVTDEDPVELAKRKQELHDFQPPLDIVDVAARVLDPLFDGINTGKHWNGKFLKDYKPTSW
- a CDS encoding SusC/RagA family TonB-linked outer membrane protein, translating into MKKALLSAALLLTTVLCFEALGQQRVITGTVISEEDGLGLPGATVVVKGTSLGITTDLDGNYSIAVPDGSGVLVYSFVGLKSTEEVIGNRSIINVTLMTDAAQLNEVVVTAIGVEREKKALGYAVSSVGSEQLENRPEQDVARVLQGKVPGVSITSTNGMSGSGTNMVIRGYSSATGSNQPLFVVDGVPFNTSTNATNSFSTGGATTSSRFLDIDPNNIESMSVLKGLSATVLYGDQGRNGVILITTKSGSSKRKSAEVTINQSFFSNKAASLPTFGTEYGNGFQQAPGFFFSNFGPRLDEGRTINHPIASSSVAAIRNAFPEFWVDGIVGGTPIQYEYKAYADPSEVFFRTGLVSNSSVQIAGGSDKTGYSASFGYTDDEGFTPGNKLVKYNFGLGVNSAVTDKLSINSSFTFAITDLETPPVNAARGSGPDNGVPSVFAHVLYTPRSVDLGGLPFENPIDNSSVYFRGGNDIVNPLWLVKYYKNTSDVKRFFNATSLVYDFNDNFSATYRVGLDTYSELQEAMYNKGAGSGDAAVQSGYYRSINIVNTIWNQDLVFNWKKELSDKLGFSALLGGNSRYDTYSQNGIASQGQLAFGLFRHNNFTSSASTEPSAFGGRSLNTTEEQRRLGIYGTITLDYSNFLYLNISARNDWTSTVEEDNRRILYPGASVSFIPTSAFNWNSATLNELKLRLGYGTSAGFPSPYRTRNTLDQNAIAFARDGSVTQTHSVSNQLGNSNLKPELIEELEFGVEAAMFNGKLNFDISLFEKNTNDLITDSPIDPATGFTTTLINIGNIRTRGVEFQANVNPVSTASGFTWNSIVNWSLYRSVTTELGAGLTEVVVSGGTALGNFAIPGEPFNVIKGTGFARDPDGNPIVLSDGIYQADPNVKIIGDPNPKWTGSWINTVSFKGFSLTAMMEYRHKGDIYSTTVTSTLARGVTKDPVADRELAFIMPGVRQDGVNEDGTPRYIKNDIQISASDYFFSGYQGRTNEPNLFDGSTIRLREVSLGYELPKGLIAKTPFKRASVAVSGTNLWFKALNFPPNMNFDTDVLGTGVGNGLGFDFVTGPSSRRFGGTVTLTF